In a single window of the Coregonus clupeaformis isolate EN_2021a chromosome 10, ASM2061545v1, whole genome shotgun sequence genome:
- the LOC121557263 gene encoding SAM pointed domain-containing Ets transcription factor-like — translation MSSPGESLSSEGSSQLFPSRLGLPESNMGHRTGAGADWEMEDIKPCMEALEHRGLPGLYLSCFDMLFTEDSAWLVKLSEASPGLACAVPVPVPRTEHREEPEQCPVIDSQALGLSPGLEDQEGQEEERSLEQVQSMVVGEVLKDIETACKLLNITPDPMEWSSGNVQKWLLWTEHLYRLPQAGKAFQELSGKDLCAMSEEDFRQRSPQCGDTLYAHLDIWKSAAWMKERCSVGDSKITGGEELWLEADSSCSGQPIHLWQFLRELLLKPHNYGRCIRWLNKEKGIFKIEDSAHVARLWGRRKNRPAMNYDKLSRSIRQYYKKGIIRKPDVSQRLVYQFVHPV, via the exons ATGTCGAGTCCGGGGGAGAGTCTATCATCAGAGGGCAGCAGCCAGTTGTTTCCGTCACGCCTAGGTCTGCCCGAGAGCAACATGGGACACAGGACCGGGGCTGGGGCGGACTGGGAGATGGAGGACATCAAGCCCTGCATGGAGGCTCTGGAGCATCGCGGCCTTCCGGGCCTCTACCTTTCCTGCTTCGACATGCTCTTTACCGAGGACTCCGCATGGCTGGTGAAGTTGTCCGAGGCCTCCCCGGGTCTGGCCTGTGCCGTGCCTGTCCCCGTACCCAGGACGGAGCACCGAGAGGAACCAGAGCAGTGCCCTGTCATCGACAGCCAGGCCCTGGGGCTCTCCCCGGGGCTGGAGGACCAGGAGGGCCAGGAGGAGGAGCGCTCCCTGGAGCAGGTCCAGAGCATGGTGGTCGGAGAGGTGCTGAAGGACATCGAGACGGCCTGCAAGCTGCTCAACATCACCCCAG ACCCCATGGAGTGGAGCTCGGGGAACGTTCAGAAGTGGTTGCTGTGGACAGAGCATCTGTACAGACTGCCTCAGGCCGGCAAGGCCTTCCAGGAGCTGTCTGGGAAAGACCTGTGTGCCATGAGTGAAGAGGACTTCAGGCAGAGGTCCCCTCAGTGTGGAGACACTCTGTACGCCCACCTGGACATCTGGAAGTCAG CTGCCTGGATGAAAGAGAGGTGTTCCGTTGGAGACAGCAAAATCACAG GCGGAGAGGAGCTGTGGTTGGAGGCAGACTCGTCGTGCTCAGGACAGCCCATCCACCTGTGGCAGTTCCTCAGAGAGCTGCTCCTCAAACCCCACAACTACGGACGCTGCATTCGCTGGCTCAACAAGGAGAAAG GTATTTTCAAAATCGAGGACTCTGCTCATGTGGCGAGACTCTGGGGACGGAGGAAGAACCGTCCAGCGATGAACTACGACAAGCTGAGCCGCTCCATACGGCAGTACTACAAGAAGGGCATCATCCGCAAGCCTGACGTCTCCCAGAGACTGGTCTACCAGTTTGTCCACCCAGTATGA